Sequence from the Maribellus comscasis genome:
AGGTGCAGCAGGCACCCAATCCGGATAGTCCGATTTATGGTTGCGATGCATTTTGGGGCTCGGCATGGAATTTAAATCAATTGTGGAGTTTGTTAACACCCGATTACACAGAACAATGGGTGAACTCGTTGCTGGAATTATACGACGACGGTGGCTGGCTGGCAGATGCTCCCGGCGGACTTGAATATTCAAGCATTATGGTTGCGGCACATCAGGTGCCTTTTATTGTAATGGCATGGCAAAAAGGAATTCGTGGTTTTGATGCAGAAAAAGCCTACAAAGCGATGAAGGAAATTCAAATGATTCCCGGAAAGCCACACGAGTGTGGCGGATATGTCGGGAACCGAAATTTAAAAACTTATATGGATATTGGTTTTGTTCCTGCCAATGAAGGTCCTGTTTCAAATACCCTGGAGTATGCTTACGACGACTGGTGTGTGGCACAAATGGCAAAAGCTTTGGGCAAAACTGAAGACTATAATTATTTTATGAGACGCGCTCAATATTATCGGAATGTTTATGATCCTTCAACAGGATACATGCGGGCTAAATATGCCGGTGGCCCCTGGACCGAAGACTTTTCAGTAAGTACCGGTGCCGGAGGTCAGGGACAGAATTTTGGTTATGGTTCTAAAAATTATGTGGAAGCAAATGCCTGGCAGTTTAGCTGGTATGTACCGCAGGATGTTTCGGCTTTAATTGAGTTGATGGGAGTGGATGAGTTTAATGATAGACTTGAGCACGGATTTAAAAATTCCTATCCTCATTTCACCAGCGAATATGTAAATATTGGAAACCAACCGAATATGGAAGCTCCCTGGTTGTTTAATTATTCACGCAAGCCCTGGTTAACGCAATTCTGGGTAAGAGAAGTACTGGATAATTATTTTGGCACTGGTCCCATTGATGGTTACCACGGCGACGAAGATCAGGGCCAAATGGGCGCATTTTATGTAATGAGTGCTATGGGATTGTTCGAAATGGATGGTGGTTCTTCTGTTGATCCGGTATATGAAATTTCAAGTCCTGTTTTTGAAAAGATTACCATTCAACTTGACCAGAATTATTATAAAGGAAAAGAATTTGTAATTGAAGCAAAGAATATTTCTACTGAAAATAAATACATTCAATCGGCCAAATTAAACGGAAAAGAATTGACCAATTTCTGGTTCCGTCACGAGGAACTGGCAAAAGGAGGCAAGCTGGAGCTGGTTATGGGGCCTGAGCCTAACAAAGAGTGGGCTGTGAACAGTGAATATCCTTTAAAAGAAGATGTGCCGGTAATTGTAACTACTCCTTACGTTAGCAATTTAGAGAAGGTATTTAAGACAGAATGTACAGTAAATATGGTTTGTGATACCAAAGGCGCTGAAATCCGCTATACGGTGGATGACTCTGAGCCAACCAGGAATTCTTCACTCTATACAGATGGTTTGGTGGTGAATAAAAACACTTCTGTTAAAATGAAGGCATTTAAAGGAGATGAAGCCAGTCTCACCGCTACGGCTGTTTTTAAAAAAATGGGCGAGATAAAAAGGGTGAGCATGAATGAAGTAAAACCCGGTATTTCATATAAATATACGCAGGGAATTTACCGAATGGTTAACGATTTTCTGGACGTGACTCCCCTAAAAACCGGAGTTGTTCCAACCTTTACAATGGAGCCAAGGGAAAAGGAACAATTCTTTTCGTTTGATTTTGAAGGCTACATCAATATAAAACAGGCGGGTGAATATACTTTCTATCTGGCTACAAACGACGGTGGAAGAATGTATATCGACGACAATATGATTATTAATAACGATGGTTTGCATCCGGTTGTGGAAGTAGGGAAAAAGGTTGAGCTAAAAACCGGACTTCATCCCATTTCAGTCAAATATTTTCAGGAAGGTGGTTTGAATGGATTAAAAGTTTCGTGGGAAGGCCCGGGTATTGAGAAACAGGAAATCCCGCCGAAAGTATTATTTCATATGAAGTAACAGACAAAGGTTGTGGATAAAAATAAAGAAGGGTATATGTAAATTAGAATTTTTATG
This genomic interval carries:
- a CDS encoding GH92 family glycosyl hydrolase, translating into MKEYIYFKVRLFKLFLVFGVVLLQSCLQKEKQPVDYVNTLLGTSSSRWMLYPGPSMPFGMVKLSPDNTDETHYQLGAGYEYKINSISGFGHVHSWMMGSFTTMPTTGELKIAPGTSEDPDAGYRSRINNDNTIATAGYYSAILEDYNILAELTATTRAGFQRYTFPKGENGRVLFDLKVAEEEPSKNIKAEISKISDTEIEGYVQREAGDWNEYTLHFAARFNRPFKSMGGWTGTNILENTEDIKISEDLDMGAFLEFNLGDDQVVLLKTAISYVSTEQAWLNLNTEMDPFGWDFDKARDNARNVWNTLLKKIKVKGGSETDKLKFYTNLYRAYCSRSIFSDVNGKYVDMCEKVQQAPNPDSPIYGCDAFWGSAWNLNQLWSLLTPDYTEQWVNSLLELYDDGGWLADAPGGLEYSSIMVAAHQVPFIVMAWQKGIRGFDAEKAYKAMKEIQMIPGKPHECGGYVGNRNLKTYMDIGFVPANEGPVSNTLEYAYDDWCVAQMAKALGKTEDYNYFMRRAQYYRNVYDPSTGYMRAKYAGGPWTEDFSVSTGAGGQGQNFGYGSKNYVEANAWQFSWYVPQDVSALIELMGVDEFNDRLEHGFKNSYPHFTSEYVNIGNQPNMEAPWLFNYSRKPWLTQFWVREVLDNYFGTGPIDGYHGDEDQGQMGAFYVMSAMGLFEMDGGSSVDPVYEISSPVFEKITIQLDQNYYKGKEFVIEAKNISTENKYIQSAKLNGKELTNFWFRHEELAKGGKLELVMGPEPNKEWAVNSEYPLKEDVPVIVTTPYVSNLEKVFKTECTVNMVCDTKGAEIRYTVDDSEPTRNSSLYTDGLVVNKNTSVKMKAFKGDEASLTATAVFKKMGEIKRVSMNEVKPGISYKYTQGIYRMVNDFLDVTPLKTGVVPTFTMEPREKEQFFSFDFEGYINIKQAGEYTFYLATNDGGRMYIDDNMIINNDGLHPVVEVGKKVELKTGLHPISVKYFQEGGLNGLKVSWEGPGIEKQEIPPKVLFHMK